A single Leptidea sinapis chromosome 2, ilLepSina1.1, whole genome shotgun sequence DNA region contains:
- the LOC126975964 gene encoding alpha-1-antitrypsin homolog has protein sequence MWSKMSSIQLLLVLVGILAASEARWLRGGRSTQPKETSFIGEATNELSTAILQGYIDDTKDIAFSPLGYSSILAILAEGATGETREQLVNALHLPSDQNLVRKNYRYIMERLKNTNEFKYNHPELKNFFYVYKNYTVNEDYKKILQDYYLTDVRSVERYTYDNIGDDENENNNRVEDNKMTIEKEEDPAKEKDEKLITYAVDDKPEKVELTQSDYKPAKNIKEQIKLVKTNGEEYENGDDEETMIADEARNQARDLRVLNDKNDIASSLSVNSVGKKGSETTSNSIMILFNGMYFRGSWKKPFDTIESGLFYKSNTEKKQVKMMKTSGRFLTGELPDLDSEALLLPYDGGRYALLVVKPQTRDGLTRLVADLPSTPITDIKDSLAEEELQVSLPSFYIDTTTKPVAALAKFGVSKIFGRDADLTRISSKEGLFVQELVQNVVVRVDNNNITASMIGVADGVELKTLPLLESQQPRRFCVEHPFVFYIIDCLDNLVVVAGKITDPEAPTDS, from the exons AT GTGGAGTAAGATGTCGTCCATTCAACTTTTATTGG TTCTTGTAGGTATACTGGCAGCGAGCGAGGCAAGATGGTTACGTGGTGGTAGATCCACTCAGCCCAAAGAAACCAGCTTCATTGGTGAAGCTACCAATGAATTATCCACGGCTATACTGCAG GGATACATAGACGATACGAAAGATATTGCCTTTTCCCCACTCGGTTATTCCTCAATACTTGCTATCCTCGCTGAAGGCGCGACGGGGGAAACTCGTGAACAACTCGTCAATGCTCTTCACCTGCCATCAGATCAAAATTTAGTACGTAAAAACTATCGGTACATTATGGAAAGACTAAAAAACACCAACGAGTTCAAATACAATCACCCAGAGCTTAAAAATTTCTTCTACGTGTACAAGAACTACACCGTAAATGAGGACTATAAGAAGATATTGCAAGACTATTATTTAACTGACGTTAGGTCCGTTGAAAGATACACATATGATAATATTGGTgatgatgaaaatgaaaataataatagagtAGAAGATAATAAAATGACAATTGAAAAAGAAGAAGACCCTGCCAAAGAAAaagatgaaaaattaataacttatgCCGTAGATGATAAGCCAGAGAAAGTAGAATTGACGCAATCGGATTACAAGCCTGCTAAGAACATAAAAGAACAAATTAAATTGGTTAAGACTAATGGCGAAGAATATGAAAACGGTGACGACGAAGAAACAATGATAGCTGATGAAGCCAGGAATCAAGCCAGAGATCTTCGTGTGTTGAATGATAAAAATGACATTGCAAGCAGTCTTTCTGTTAATAGTGTTGGAAAGAAAGGCAGTGAAACAA cttcCAACTCAATAATGATTCTGTTTAATGGAATGTATTTCCGCGGATCTTGGAAGAAACCTTTTGATACCATCGAGTCTGGGCTTTTCTACAAATCAAATACGGAGAAGAAACAAGTTAAAATGATGAAGACAAGTGGCAGATTCCTGACTGGCGAGCTACCAGATCTTGATAGCGAGGCTTTACTACTGCCTTATGAT GGTGGAAGATACGCGCTCTTGGTGGTGAAACCACAAACCCGGGACGGCCTCACGCGCTTGGTTGCTGACCTGCCTTCCACTCCCATCACAGATATCAAGGACTCCTTAGCAGAGGAAGAGTTGCAAGTCTCTTTACCATCATTCTACATTGACACCACGACAAAACCAGTAGCTGCATTGGCTAAG TTTGGCGTCAGCAAAATCTTCGGTCGCGATGCAGATCTGACCAGAATATCCTCGAAGGAAGGTCTCTTTGTCCAGGAGCTGGTGCAAAACGTGGTTGTCAGAGTTGACAATAACAACATTACTGCGTCTATGATTGGAG ttGCCGACGGTGTGGAACTGAAGACTCTTCCATTGCTTGAAAGCCAACAGCCTCGTCGCTTCTGTGTGGAACACCCATTCGTATTTTACATCATTGACTGTTTAGATAACCTTGTTGTTGTTGCTGGGAAGATCACAGACCCAGAGGCACCCACAGACTCTTAA
- the LOC126973084 gene encoding uncharacterized protein LOC126973084: MIELFSFSVDSRLVNQRQQREAKNQLIHISDDEEIITERRELLNINDTNGSLGSVSRKAVTPDNRTSKNIKKSLKRLHSRKLLGLTSENEVRRDDDVKKRLQFQQTQPCLLKSSESYLLSCDESYIQSYECTFLNHLITEEKTWPVPNISPITRACVLNWVLKINGNIRSPAGVQFAVWYLDTLFTTVRIDLDKLQLAATACYWIAVKIVGPSISAKSLVRYSNYSFQIKDLVKAEKTILTLLDFRTKKVIPQEFISYLVWSCDREAEWQTKLASTFICMTSLIMDKAMCGQLPSTIGVAAVKNAMVILKKFEPLAKLKQNKLFIEAGKRDNFEEICERQRKSVCGLLKPSPYKAPLELYGKLDNIVEIVLSEIQHQRCENRSQD, translated from the exons ATGATCGAATTATTCAG TTTCAGTGTAGATTCAAGACTAGTAAATCAGCGACAACAACGAGAAGCGAAAAACCAATTAATTCATATTAGTGACGATGAAGAAATAATAACAGAGAGAcgtgaattattaaatattaacgatACAAATGGCTCTCTAGGTAGTGTCTCTAGGAAAGCGGTTACTCCAGACAACAGAACATCGAAAAACATCAAAAAGAGTCTAAAGAGATTGCATAGCAGAAAATTACTTGGATTGACATCTGAAAATGAGGTTAGAAGGGATGATGATGTTAAGAAACGTTTACAGTTCCAACAGACACAACCATGTTTATTGAAATCATCAGAATCAT atttgcTTTCGTGCGATGAAAGTTATATCCAGTCTTATGAATGCACTTTTCTGAATCATCTCATAACGGAAGAGAAAACTTGGCCCGTCCCTAATATAAGCCCAATTACTAGGGCTTGCGTACTTAACtgggtattaaaaataaat GGCAACATTAGGAGTCCTGCTGGGGTCCAATTTGCAGTCTGGTACCTTGATACCCTGTTTACTACCGTAAGAATTGATTTGGATAAGTTGCAGTTAGCAGCCACAGCCTGCTACTGGATAGCAGTGAAAATAGTCGGTCCAAGTATATCAGCAAAGAGCCTGGTCAGATACTCGAACTATTCTTTCCAGATAAAGGATCTAGTGAAGGCAGAGAAAACTATATTGACTCTACTG GATTTTCGAACTAAAAAGGTGATACCGCAAGAGTTCATATCGTATCTGGTTTGGTCGTGCGACAGAGAGGCTGAATGGCAGACCAAACTGGCTTCAACATTCATCTGCATGACTAGTCTGATAATGGATAAGGCAATGTGCGGTCAGCTTCCATCTACAATTGGCGTGGCTGCGGTGAAGAATGCCATGGTGATTCTCAAGAAGTTCGAACCGCTGGCTAAGTTGAAGCAAAATAAATT GTTCATTGAGGCGGGAAAAAGGGACAATTTCGAGGAAATCTGTGAGAGGCAAAGGAAATCTGTTTGCGGTCTTTTGAAACCGTCACCATATAAAGCGCCTTTAGAACTATATGGTAAACTTGATAACATCGTGGAAATAGTTTTATCTGAAATCCAACATCAACGCTGTGAAAACAGATCTCAAGATTGA